A DNA window from Phoenix dactylifera cultivar Barhee BC4 chromosome 13, palm_55x_up_171113_PBpolish2nd_filt_p, whole genome shotgun sequence contains the following coding sequences:
- the LOC103721499 gene encoding LOW QUALITY PROTEIN: sorting nexin 2A-like (The sequence of the model RefSeq protein was modified relative to this genomic sequence to represent the inferred CDS: deleted 3 bases in 2 codons): MMGPETHPGFGSPRREKMESLVLSDGPSDYRSAMSSSLSARRRRRSPPLTHSPLSTASSSSFLDPPSYADVVFSPLDSQNGAALDCPSHRRESSSPRSDRDAVSEYAKITVSDPQKEQDAVNSLVPGGGTYVTYLITSRTRAGGAEFRVRRRFRDVVTLADRLAEAYRGYFIPPRPDKNVVESQVMQKHEFVEQRRSAIEKYLWRLAVHPGIGKSEELRVFLQAQGKLPLPAITDMASRMLDGAVRLPKQLFGEGPAGHVTPQDAVQPAKGGRDLLRIFKELKQSVANDWGGAKPPVVEEDKEFLERKEKMQDLEQQLSTASQQAEALVKAQQDIGETMGQLGLAFIKLTKFENEEAIYNSQRVRVADAKSVATAAVKASRLYRELNAQTVKHLDTLHECLGLMLAVNSAFSDRANALLTVQTLKSDLSSLHTRIDKLEAASSKIFGGDRSRMRKVEELKETMRVTEDAKCGALREYERIKENNRSELERLDRERHDDFLSMLKGFVINQVGYAEKIANVWAAVAEETSAYARP; the protein is encoded by the exons ATGATGGGTCCGGAGACCCACCCCGGGTTCGGATCACCGCGCCGGGAGAAGATGGAAAGCCTCGTCCTCTCCGACGGTCCCTCCGACTACCGCAGCGCCATGTCCTCTTccctctccgcc cgccgacggCGGCGATCCCCTCCTCTCACCCACTCCCCCCTCTccaccgcctcctcctcctccttcctcgatCCCCCCTCCTACGCCGACGTCGTCTTCAGCCCCCTCGACAGCCAGAACGGCGCCGCCCTCGACTGCCCTTCCCACCGCCGCGAGTCCTCTTCCCCCAGATCCGACCGCGACGCCGTCTCCGAGTACGCCAAGATCACCGTCTCCGACCCCCAAAAGGAGCAGGACGCCGTCAACTCCCTCGTTCCCGGGGGTGGCACCTACGTGACCTACCTCATCACCTCACGGACTCGCGCTGGCGGTGCGGAGTTCCGCGTCCGGCGGCGGTTCCGCGACGTGGTGACCCTCGCCGACCGCCTCGCCGAGGCCTACCGGGGGTACTTCATCCCGCCGCGGCCCGACAAGAACGTGGTGGAGAGCCAGGTGATGCAGAAGCACGAGTTCGTCGAACAGCGCCGATCCGCCATCGAGAAGTACCTGTGGAGGTTGGCTGTGCACCCGGGGATCGGGAAGAGCGAGGAGCTTCGGGTGTTCCTGCAGGCCCAGGGGAAGCTGCCGCTGCCCGCAATCACCGACATGGCCTCGAGGATGCTGGATGGGGCAGTGAGGCTGCCGAAGCAGCTGTTCGGGGAGGGACCGGCGGGGCACGTCACGCCGCAGGATGCGGTGCAGCCAGCGAAGGGGGGAAGGGACCTGCTGAGGATATTCAAGGAGCTTAAGCAGTCAGTGGCGAATGATTGGGGAGGGGCGAAGCCTCCGGTGGTGGAGGAA GACAAGGAGTTCTTGGAGAGGAAAGAGAAGATGCAGGATCTCGAGCAGCAGCTCAGCACGGCCTCTCAGCAG GCTGAAGCGCTCGTTAAAGCTCAACAAGATATTGGTGAAACAATGGGACAGTTGGGATTGGCATTCATCAAATTAACTAAGTTTGAGAATGAGGAAGCCATATATAATTCTCAGAGAGTACGAGTTGCTGATGCCAAAAGTGTAGCAACTGCTGCTGTAAAAGCAAGTAGATTATATCGAGAATTAAATGCTCAAACAGTCAAACATCTG GACACTCTGCATGAATGTCTAGGTCTGATGTTAGCAGTTAACAGTGCATTCTCTGATCGGGCCAATGCATTATTGACTGTACAAACTCTAAAGTCAGATTTGTCCTCCTTGCACACAAGGATTGATAAACTTGAAGCTGCATCCTCAAAGATATTTGGTGGTGACAGATCAAGAATGCGAAAAGTGGAAGAACTGAAAGAAACAATGAGAGTTACTGAAGATGCTAAATGCGGTGCATTAAGAGAGTATGAAAGGATCAAG GAAAATAACCGGAGTGAACTCGAGAGGTTAGACAGAGAAAGGCATGATGATTTTCTAAGTATGCTGAAGGGTTTTGTAATAAATCAG GTCGGTTATGCAGAGAAAATTGCGAATGTTTGGGCAGCGGTGGCAGAAGAAACGAGTGCATATGCTCGACCGTGA
- the LOC103721516 gene encoding probably inactive leucine-rich repeat receptor-like protein kinase IMK2, whose product MDDTARQCQISSGENRNVKYQSSKSRRSPFGKLFQWECLLAFLGILPFMVISPVSCRAWDGVIITQADYQGLQAFKHALDDPRGLLRSWNGTGLDACSGAWVGIKCVRGKVIAIQLPWRGLGGHISEKVGQLTALRKLSLHDNSLGGQIPSALGFLRDLRGVYLFNNRFSGAIPPSIGDCLVLQTLDVSNNLLTGSIPSSIWNSTRLYRLNFSYNNLSGVIPLGVTHLPTLTFLHLQHNNLSGSIPDAWGGREDNQAYQLRTLNLDYNFYSGSIPISLGKLPMLEQVTLSNNKLNGSIPEEMGTLPRLQTLDLSHNSIGGSFPPSLCNLSSLLQLNLEGNHLENRIPETIDRMKNLSVLSLGRNQFDGEIPAALGNISSLSQLDLSGNNLSGPIPASLDLLTNLTAFNVSNNNLSGPVPVLLSEKFNSSSFRGNIQLCGYSILVPCPPPPHPNVSSPTISTVPHHHRKLSTKDIILIAAGIVLVVLFLLCCALLCCLVGRGAAAASDERAAAGAGAGTGEKPGPAAGGAEAEAGGDAGGKLVHFDGPLAFTADDLLCATAEIMGKSTYGTVYKATLEDGSQVAVKRLRERMAKNQRDFEAEASMLGKIRHPNLLALRAYYLGPKGEKLLVFDYMHKGSLAAFLHARGPDTRVDWPTRMSIAMAVARGLCHLHVDMKMIHGNLTSSNILLDENTDAKIADFGLSLLMTSAASSSVIATAGALGYRAPELSKLKKAGTKTDVYSVGVIMLELLTGKSPGETTNGMDLPHWVASIVKEEWTNEVFDLELMRDAEAGTTTGDELLNTLKLALHCVDPSPAARPEVQQILQQLEQIKPELAASAGSSVEEGGGGATAVEASKSGD is encoded by the exons ATGGATGATACAGCAAGACAATGCCAGATTTCAAGTGGGGAGAATAGAAACGTGAAGTACCAGAGCTCCAAGTCCAGGAGAAGCCCATTCGGAAAGCTCTTCCAATGGGAGTGCCTGTTGGCCTTCCTTGGCATTCTACCATTCATGGTGATTAGCCCGGTTTCTTGCCGGGCTTGGGATGGAGTCATCATCACCCAAGCCGACTACCAGGGCCTCCAAGCCTTCAAGCATGCATTGGATGACCCCAGAGGGCTCCTCAGGAGCTGGAATGGCACCGGCCTCGATGCCTGCTCCGGCGCCTGGGTGGGGATCAAATGCGTCCGCGGAAAGGTGATAGCTATCCAGCTGCCATGGAGGGGACTGGGTGGGCACATCTCCGAGAAGGTTGGCCAGCTCACCGCATTAAGAAAGCTAAGCCTCCATGACAACTCCCTCGGTGGCCAGATCCCCTCGGCGCTCGGGTTCCTTCGTGATCTCAGAGGCGTTTATCTCTTCAACAATCGCTTCTCGGGCGCCATCCCACCTTCCATTGGTGACTGCCTCGTGCTCCAGACTCTGGATGTTAGCAACAATTTGCTCACAGGAAGTATTCCCTCTTCCATATGGAACTCCACAAGGCTCTACAGGCTCAATTTTAGCTATAACAACCTCTCAGGAGTGATCCCCCTCGGCGTCACTCACCTCCCTACCCTCACATTCCTCCACCTTCAACACAATAACCTTTCCGGTTCCATTCCTGATGCTTGGGGAGGGAGGGAAGATAACCAAGCCTATCAGCTTCGGACGTTGAATCTAGATTACAACTTCTACTCGGGAAGCATTCCCATTTCCCTCGGCAAGTTGCCGATGCTAGAACAAGTTACTCTTAGCAACAATAAGCTCAATGGAAGCATACCTGAAGAAATGGGGACTCTTCCGAGGCTGCAAACTCTAGACCTTTCTCATAACTCCATCGGAGGAAGCTTCCCTCCATCTCTCTGCAACCTTTCCTCATTACTTCAGCTCAACCTTGAGGGCAACCACCTTGAGAATCGGATCCCAGAAACCATCGATAGGATGAAGAACCTTTCAGTCCTCTCGCTTGGGAGGAACCAATTCGATGGTGAGATTCCGGCCGCCCTCGGGAATATTTCCAGCCTTTCTCAGCTGGACTTATCGGGGAACAATCTCAGCGGACCGATTCCGGCCTCCCTCGATCTTCTAACCAATCTCACTGCTTTCAATGTCTCCAACAACAACTTATCTGGTCCGGTCCCCGTTCTCCTCTCCGAGAAGTTCAATTCCAGCTCTTTCAGGGGAAACATCCAGCTCTGCGGGTACAGCATTCTGGTCCCATGTCCTCCTCCCCCTCATCCGAATGTTTCTTCTCCAACGATCTCGACGGTGCCCCATCACCACCGCAAACTgagcaccaaggatattatTCTCATAGCTGCAGGGATTGTTCTCGTGGTTCTATTTCTACTCTGCTGTGCTCTTCTCTGCTGCTTGGTCGGACGAGGGGCTGCTGCTGCGAGTGATGAGCGCGCAGCTGCCGGAGCGGGAGCTGGGACAGGCGAGAAGCCGGGGCCTGCGGCGGGGGGAGCTGAAGCAGAGGCAGGAGGGGACGCCGGGGGGAAGCTCGTCCACTTTGATGGGCCGCTGGCATTCACGGCTGACGACCTTCTGTGTGCGACGGCGGAGATCATGGGGAAGAGTACCTACGGGACCGTATACAAGGCGACGCTGGAGGACGGGAGTCAGGTCGCGGTGAAAAGGCTAAGGGAAAGAATGGCAAAGAATCAGAGGGACTTCGAAGCGGAGGCGAGCATGCTCGGGAAGATCCGGCATCCGAATCTATTGGCTCTCAGGGCTTATTATCTGGGCCCCAAAGGCGAGAAGTTGCTGGTATTTGACTATATGCACAAGGGAAGCCTCGCAGCTTTCCTACATG CTCGGGGCCCCGACACACGGGTTGATTGGCCGACGAGGATGAGCATAGCCATGGCGGTAGCGCGTGGCCTATGCCACCTTCATGTCGACATGAAgatgatccatggcaacctaaCGAGCAGCAACATCCTACTGGATGAGAACACGGATGCCAAGATCGCCGATTTCGGCCTATCCCTCCTCATGACCAGTGCCGCCAGTTCCAGCGTGATTGCCACTGCCGGCGCACTCGGCTACCGCGCTCCCGAGCTCTCCAAGCTGAAGAAGGCCGGCACGAAGACCGACGTCTACAGCGTCGGAGTGATCATGCTGGAGCTCTTGACGGGAAAGTCCCCCGGAGAGACGACGAATGGCATGGATCTACCTCACTGGGTGGCGTCGATCGTGAAGGAGGAGTGGACAAATGAGGTGTTTGATCTGGAGCTCATGAGAGATGCGGAGGCCGGGACGACAACCGGGGATGAATTGCTCAACACGTTGAAGCTGGCACTGCATTGCGTGGATCCTTCTCCGGCTGCCCGGCCGGAGGTTCAGCAAATCCTGCAGCAGCTGGAGCAGATCAAACCGGAATTGGCTGCTTCTGCGGGCTCGTCCGTTGAAGAAGGTGGCGGCGGCGCCACCGCGGTTGAAGCGTCTAAATCCGGTGATTAG
- the LOC103696438 gene encoding PRA1 family protein B3-like codes for MASSASPPLLPLSTGQSAAGADATAPISTPASRRFLSRLSDSIRRSLANRRPWSELIDRSAFSRPDSLAEAASRVRKNLAYFRVNYLALLAAVLALSLLSHPFSLFVLLSLLAAWCFLYLFRPADPPLVILGRTFSDRETLGALVLLTILVVFLTSVGSLLISALMVGVAIVAIHGAFRVPEDLFLDDQEPGAATSGFLSFLGGAAASAGPAVGI; via the coding sequence ATGGCCTCCTCCGCCTCGCCgcccctcctccccctctccacCGGCCAATCCGCCGCCGGCGCCGATGCCACTGCCCCGATCTCCACCCCAGCCTCCCGCCGCTTCCTCTCCCGCCTCTCCGACTCCATTCGCCGCTCCCTCGCTAACCGCCGACCCTGGTCGGAGCTCATCGACCGGTCCGCCTTCTCCCGGCCGGACTCCCTTGCCGAGGCCGCCTCCCGCGTCCGCAAGAACCTCGCCTACTTCCGCGTCAACTACCTCGCCCTGCTCGCCGCCGTCCTcgccctctccctcctctcccaccccttctccctcttcgtcctcctctccctccttgcCGCCTGGTGCTTCCTCTACCTCTTCCGTCCCGCTGATCCCCCGCTCGTCATCCTCGGCCGCACCTTCTCCGACCGTGAAACCCTCGGCGCCCTCGTCCTTCTCACCATCCTTGTCGTCTTCCTTACCTCCGTCGGATCCCTCCTCATCTCCGCCCTTATGGTCGGCGTTGCCATTGTCGCCATCCACGGGGCCTTCCGGGTGCCCGAGGACCTCTTCCTCGACGACCAAGAGCCCGGCGCCGCCACCTCCGGGTTCCTTTCCTTCCTCGGCGGAGCCGCTGCCTCTGCCGGCCCTGCGGTCGGCATCTGA